The nucleotide sequence ATAATTGATTGTAATCTTTTCTTAAGATCATCGTCCctcatattataatttatatttggACGGATGGTCGAAAGCCGTCTGAAGGCTACAGATGATGAGCAAGTGGCCACTAGTCGCGAGTCATCCGTCCCGATCCAAACTATAAATTAGGGGACGATGAACTTAAAAAGAAATCATAATGAATTGTAATCGGATCATCATCACAATCCAACCATAATTTTATATAATCCATCCCTTAATCCAAAACATATGGACCATGAGATTTGGTCTCAAGATAACAGCTAATAAACAACTTTCGATAGACAACTTCATGGTATGCAATAAACGGGGAGGTAGCGAGATCGTCGAGATGGCAAGTGGTCAAGGGTCAGAGTTTGAAAGGGATAACAATCTTTCCACGAATGctccatcataaatccaaatgtcaACCGTTCTATTTCTCAAATATATAATTGTGAAAACAATTCTCTCGAAAGCGGAATTGTTGACCAACGTTCAAAAGTCAACAGCGTCCCAAAGTCAAAGAAAAGCATCTGCTGAAACTCGAATTGATCGATATGTTCATCGAACAATCCAAGAGAATCAAGACTCGCCGCctatttctttctctccttcccaACCAAACCTTTGAAAAACCATCCGCTCTGTACAAAATTCATAAAGAAACAATAAAAAGAACAAATAATACATCGTTGTTTATTTATTATATCTCCAAATATCCTCCCAAATTCATCAGCTCTGGACCAACATGGAAGACAATTAATGCTATCATATTGATGGGAATCAACATTAGTTTGATGGGAAGTAgaataaaataattctaaaattctaaaaaaggaaattatttatgCAATATTGCATTACACCAATATTTAAAAGGagaattcaaataaaaaaaaccaTTTCATGGGAAGTAGTGCTAAAAATATGAAGGTGTAAATTCTCTTCCCTCGTAACGACTCGGGGGGCATTTGGTTCTtttctaggaataggaatcggaatgagaatcgtTGTATTGTTGAAtaggaatgagtatgagcatggatatcattcttaaaagcaatgtttggttaattgcatattttctatcgaaataaatcaaaatttccttttttacccttaaaggaaaataagagaaaaaattagatgtgagataAAGATGATGTgaaagaaaaatatgataaaaaagaatgatgagagaaaatatgataagagagaaagtgtgaagagaaagaatgaagagagagaaagtgtgatgagagaaaatgataaaagagagtgtgataggagaaagcatgatgagagaaaattagagagaaaatatgatgtgagagaaagtatgatggaagaggatgaagagagagaaaatgtaatgagaaaaaaatgaggagagaaagtatgatgagagaaattgaggagagagaatgtgtgatgaaaaaaaagaacagtgagtgtgatgggagagattgaggagagagaaagtgtgatgaaaaaaaaaagaatagtgagtgtgatgggagagattgaggagagagaaagtatgatgcgggagaaaatatgatgagaaagaaagtgcgTTGagggaaaaaaaggagggagtgtgacaagagagattgaggagagagaaagtgtgatgagagcgaaagtgtaatgagaaaaaaaagagaaaagatagtgtgataggagagtatgatgagagagaaagtatgatgagagagaaagtatgatgagaaaaaaaagaaggaagagagtgcgatggaagagattgaggagagagaaagtgtaatgaaaaaaaagaggaaagagagtgtaataagagagattaaggagagagaaagtgtgtgataaaatgatgagagagaataaggagagagaagtgatatgaaaaaaataataaataaatatattttgatatttaatattaagggagaaaattttagttttaggtcaaggataTTTTTACCCAATTTCAacgattcattcccttatttgtattcttattcctataatccaaacattaacaataacaatcaatgattctcattctcattccccactcctattcttctaaaccaaacaccccctcaAGTCTTTATATAAACAACAAGAGGGAAGTTCAGAAACTCTACCTGGCAATCAAGCTTCACGTCCATGGCTTCTCGCTCTCTCCTCTATGCCTTCTCCTTCCTCGCCTTTGCCTCCATCTGCAGCTGCAGACAACTCGAGGAGAAGGACAACCAGTTCAGTCTCGCATCAGTGAGAGAGTTCTTGACCAGGGAGGAAGACAGTATTGTGTTCAGCCTCATAGAGAGGGCCAAATACCCCTCCAACTTTCCTGTGTATGATCCTTCTTACTTGGCCGGAGCAGCCTTCCCATACCACAACCATTCCCTGGTCGACATCTTTGTCAGGGAGTCGGAGGCAGTGCAGGCCAGGGTAAGGAGTTAGACTTCCATTTCCATCTCCCATGTTTTCTCAAAGGGTTGACTTTCATTATTTTCAACTTTCTATAGGCCGGAAGATATCAAAACCCAGAGGAGATTCCCTTCTTCCCAGAGAATCTGGTGCCGCCATTAGTCCCTCCTTACCAATAtccaaaggtaatatcaatacaACTCGCTATTATATACCGATCGATATAGCaacaattttgtaaaaatttcctTCTAAATACAAAGAAAGAAATGCAGAATTGAGTCACCTATCATGGCTAGTTGCCTAGTTCCTCTCCGCTCATTCCTTGTAGATTTTGGTGATGATTCTAATTCTCGGAAGTGCACTCACAGGTGTTATATCCTGCTGCTGCATCAGTGAATGTTAGAGACACCATATGGCAAATGTATTTTGATCAACTTCTTCCACAATTCACTTCAAAAGGAGATGATGGCAGATAT is from Zingiber officinale cultivar Zhangliang chromosome 7B, Zo_v1.1, whole genome shotgun sequence and encodes:
- the LOC122004638 gene encoding chorismate mutase 2, cytosolic-like, yielding MRFGLKITANKQLSIDNFMVCNKRGGSEIVEMASGQGGKFRNSTWQSSFTSMASRSLLYAFSFLAFASICSCRQLEEKDNQFSLASVREFLTREEDSIVFSLIERAKYPSNFPVYDPSYLAGAAFPYHNHSLVDIFVRESEAVQARAGRYQNPEEIPFFPENLVPPLVPPYQYPKVLYPAAASVNVRDTIWQMYFDQLLPQFTSKGDDGRYALTAAADLVCLQALSRRIHYGRFVSEAKFRDAPNNYSSAIRAKDRDALMRLLTFEVQEETVKRRVEEKAKVFGQDVTVDNGTSTNESSRPQYKVDPNVVYHLYGNWVIPFTKQVEVEYLLHRLD